The window tagggtttgcaatatgcttatgatttgcttatggtgggtggcgtgagtgacagaagcacagacccaagtaagtaggttgtttgagtatgggataaaggggacttgatgctttaatgctatggttgggttttaccttaatgaatctttagtagttgcggatgcttgctagagttccaatcatataagtgcatatgatccaagtagagaaagtttgttagcttatgcctctccctcaaataaaattgcaataatgattaccggtctagttatcgattgcctagggacaaataactttcttgttgacaaaagctctttactaaaactaatttagttgtgtctttatctaaacagcccctagcttttatttacgtgttctttactttcttgcaagcttacccaaaaacacctacaaagtacttctagtttcatacttgtttccggtaaagcgaacgtcaagtgtgcgtagagttgtatcggtggtcgatagaacttgagggaatatttgttctacctttagctcctcgttgggttcgacactcttacttatcgaaagaggctacaattgatcccctatacttgtgggttatcaagacctttttctggcgccgtggccggggagcaatagtgtggggtgaatattctcgtgtgtgcttgtttgctttatcactaagtaatttttatttgctgttcttagttgtttcctatctttagttatgggtaggaaacgcaaaatacctaaaaacttagttgtacctactgaaccaatggttgaagaaccaatcaaaatctatcacactgctgaagcttattacttggatcatcttcgatccctatgtgctcgtgctgaaaccccaactagcttagttgagggcaaatctttagatgagcattcttgttatgtgcgacaccgtatatctcaaaaagggaaacttttacagcATCAAATTAATACTATGCAATCCTATGCTTCGAATTTATGTTAttattatgattttacttgttgttctgaaaaccctaagaaacaccttccctaccaatgtgagtttagtgataatggaatcgtatcttcgtatgctaaaggtgcttatagttactatgatgttcaacaaattgaagaatttgttgcttttaagggtgcttttgaaattgcttctttggttgaaaagtatgatgctactctttacaaatctgaaaattttgccatacttgaatattgttatgagaattatgcttctaatgcctatgttaaacaatatattgaggagtactccgctgcccaagaagaaactaatattttgcaggagtctatggaagaagaaattgatgaaactgtgagctcattggatgaaaaagatgatgaggagagcgaagaacaaaaggaggaagagcggattagctacccgtgcccaccttctaatgagagtaactcttcaatgcatacattgtttaaattcccttcgtgcttaccgaaggatgattgctatgatgactgttatgatcccgttgattcttttgaaatatccctttttgatgatgcttgctatgcttgtggccaagatgccaatatgaattatgcttatggagatgaacttgctatagttccttatgttaaacaagaaattgttgctattgcacccacgcatgatagtcctattatctttttgaattctcccaattacactatatcgaagaagtttgcacttattaaggattatattgatgggttgccttttatcgttgcacatgatgattttgataaatataatatgcatgtgcttgctgctcctacttgcaattattatgagagaggaactatatctccacctctctatgtttcccacacgataaaattgcaagataatgtttatactatgcattggcctttactatgtgtgcatgaattgttcttttatgacatgccgatgcataggaagagagttaaacttcgtcattacatgatatatgttgctttgtgctcactactaaattaaaaatcattgttaattaaaattggctttgatataccttgggatccgggtggattcattacttgagcactatatggctagcttaatggctttaaagaaagcgctgccagggagacaacccggaagttttagagagtcatttatttcttttgagtgcttttatatagtttaaaaacaacaaaaataaagaggggaacccaaaactttttcaaaaaggaaagcgaaagtgagagagacaagcattgttgaagtgggagctagccttgaactttgttaatgctcacggcaactttgtgaatcttgattacagaaacttttcaacaaaaataattatccccttgtacaattccattgtattataaaaataatgtgccaaggtttgcctttaggatggttaaaatgcttgttggtttgtgcggtgcaggacagaaactttggctgtagtgcatgatttttagttttttactggaatgtcaaatggttctgattctttttgcactatctttctgtacaaattgtttatttttactaattttggcataatgtttcaactaccataagtatggtgaatgttcagattgctacagactgttctgctttagacagattctgtttttgatgcatagtttgcttgttttgatgaaactatcaattcataccagtggattaagccatgaaaaagttatattacagtagacacaatgcaaaaacaaaatatgaattggtttgcaacagtacttagagtagtgatttgctttattatactaacggatcttaccgagttttctgttgaagttttgtgtggatgatgtgttcgatgattgagaaggtctcgatgtgagaagaaggaagagaggcaagagctcaagcttggggatgcccgaggcaccccaagtaaatattcaaggagactcaagcgtctaagcttggggatgctggggaggcatcccctctttcttcaacaaatatcggtatgttttcggattcttttcgttcatgcgatatgtgcaagtcttggagcttcttttgcatttaggtttttatttttatttttatataccatgctggtatgagatagtccttggttgatttatagaattctctttgcacttcacttatattttttgagtatggctttatagaatgcttcatgtgcttcacttatatcatttgaagtttggattgcctgtttctcttcacttagacaaccgccatttgtagaatgctcttttgcttcacttatacttgttagagcgtgggcatatcttttgtagaaagaattaaactctcttgcttcacttatatctatttagagagatgacaggaactggtcattcacagggttagtcataaaatcctacataaacttgttgatcgctgaatatgatatgtttgattccttgcaatagttttgcgatataaaggtggtgatattagagtcatgctagtcgagtaattgtgaattgtagaaatacttgtgttgaggtttgtgattctcgtagcatgcacgtatggtgaaccgttatgtaacgaagtcggagcatgattgatttattgattgtcttccttatgagtggcggtcggggacgagcgatggtcttttcctaccaatctatccccctaggagcatgcgcatagtactttgtttcgatgactaatagatttttgcaataagtatgtgagttctttatgactaatgttgagtccatggattatacgcactctcacccttccaccattgctagcctctctagtactgtgcaactttcgccggtaccataaacccaccatataccttcctcaaaacagccaccatacctacctatcatggaatttccatagccattccgagatatattgccatgcaactttcatcatcatcatataaatgacttgagcattcattgtcatattgctttgcatgatcataagatagctagcatgatgttttcatggcttgtccgttttttgatgccattgctacgctagatcattgcacatcccggtacaccaccggaggcattcgtatagagtcatatctttgttctagatatcgagttgtaatattgagttgtaagtaaataaaagtgtgatgatcatcattattagaacattgtcccatgtgaggttatcaaaataaaagtggccaaagaagctccccaaaaaaagagagagaggccaaagaagcctacaaaaaaaaagaaaaacaacaaaaacaaaaaaaacaaaaaaatgagagaaaaaaaagagaaggggcaatgttactatccttttaccacacttgtgcttcaaagtagcaccatgttcttcatatagagagtctcttgagttatcactttcatatactagtgggaattttaattatagaacttggcttgtatattccaacgatgggctcactactagggaaaagcctagcagcagcgcgggttttaggcctatcagcagcgcgggtacccacgctaccaataaggcgctacagctaatagttactAATAGCGTGGGTTGaagccgcgctactactaacaaagttagtagtagcgtgtgccacccacgctactgctatttagtacCCGCGCCACTACTAACAAAATAGTAGCAGCGTGTCCATACTAccaacgctactagtatcctaaatactagtagcgcGCAGTCTTTTCCCACGCCACTACTAACTAATttataattaaaaaaataaaatccacCAATTCCATTTTATGCATACAGTTCCCAGTAAACACAACAATAGTGAGCACTGTTGGGCTCCTATTTCATGGTTAAccggaaactgaaggaaataaatCAGCCAAAAAACCTCATTATGCATTGCAACTCACAAATGACCACTTCAAAGAACATGCAAGTATCTATGTCATTAACAATTGCAAACATAAGTTTCTTTTTACTACAGTTGTTGTATGTACTATCACACAGTTCCTCATTCTGTTCTCActcaataataagaaaaatgaaaagaaaagataGAGATAATCTGCTGCAATTGCACTTCGGTGTCATGGATTCAGTCTGCCGCTTCAACATCTCATTATCCGGTAGCACTCTGTCGCTATCTTCTACCTATGAATAAAAATAGACCTTGTCAGAGAAGCAAATGTGAAACCTTATTACAACATGTATGCTAAGTCGCTAACCCATAGAGACAGCTAGAACAAATGTGGAAACTTCCCATGTTGCCGAGTAAGTATATTAACTAGACAAAGTTAGATGACAGTGAAGCTTAAAGCTGCAGTAAGAAATATTAGATATACACATTTTGAAAATCAACCTCAGAAGTGGATACTCTAGTAGACCTGCAAGAGCAGATATGGTAGTAACCAAAATCCTATAAAGATTCGAGGTTAAAGATTATAAATCCAATTTGTCATTAGCATAAAAATATTAGTTCCATGAAGAAGTTTGTCATGAGATATTTTCTAGTGTTTCTAAGACAGTGACTGAAACATAATGAAAGAAAACATGTTTCTGCATTTTAATTAGGGGGAGCTTTAGTTCTAAAATACTGGAACTGTGACTGAATGGTCATATATACTATTAGAaaaacagaccaaaatccccgcagAACAAAACAGACCAAAAAAATTAACTTCCTACTTACAGTGGCAAGAAAATCTTATATGAATGTGTTATAATAAATAATGCTAACCATGAAGTCTTCTTCCATATAACAAAGGAACAACATTCTTAATTAAATTTAACCCTGGCAGAATACTTGGTTATCCAGTGCAAAATGGTTGCCTTTTAAACTATGGAACACAAAGAATCATCATTAGCCATCAATGCAAATCAGCTTCTCTCCATAGAGAAGAGAAGACGTCTTGGTCTCTTGGATGCATGAAGCACACCGTATATGCTAATCTGATTAGAGCATTTTCTTTTTCAATTTAATCGCGCAATGCCAACATCCCAGCCATAGATGTTTTGTTTGTGTACGAATAGTACAATGTTTTCTTTTCAATTTACTGAGCAAAGTTTAAGGTCCATAGGCTCCTTTGTATCCTGTGGAACACAGAATTCTACATTGATTGAACAAATTGACATTTCAACATTCCTAGAGGCATTGTTGCAAACACCTTGCGAGCGAGCTCAGAGCGTGCACCTGCTGCATAGACTAGACTAATCTAATCGCAAGCCGTCCTACTAGTAGCAGTTCAGCAGAAGGATCCTACTAGTTCATCTACTAAACTTACATAAACTAAATCTTACTAGCTCAATCAGAATACTATGGTTTCTACAAAACTATACTTTTGAGTACTGTGAGGTGTTTGCCTAAACCAACAAAACTGTACATTTGTAGCACTCATTTGCTCATACAATCATTCAAAATTCAGAAGTAGAAATAGAAGCTTATGCAGTTGCCGATCAACCGTAGCTAATGGACTATAGAATTCACTCCTCCTCACTTGTGATAAATTAGGCTAAAAAATTGCATGTTCAATTTTGCATCAAGCGAACTTAAGAGAACGGAGAAACCGGACCTTGGGTTGTAGCTCTTGGCGACGTATCTCCTGACACCAGGGTTTATCCGCACAATCCTCCGGACTGAGTCATCGGTATCATTAGCATATCCCACCCACCAACCTACCTGAAAATGAAATTGGCTAGAGTCAAACCCAACAACGCGTGCTGTAGGATGGCATCAAAAGCCCACTTGATGGATTATCTAGTGtttacaactttggccatatctggAACAGACATGTGTGTATTCTTTTGCATATATATAAAGGATCGAACAACAGAGGAATTATCACTAGCCATGGTTTGTTATTACTTATATTAGGACCAACACCTTACTTATATTACACCTCATGGATAGTTGTTCAGCAAACAGAGACCACGCTTTACATGATGATGTCCCCTTTTTGCTGAGCTTTTACAAAAACAGGTACTCACATTTGACATAATTTCTCATCTTTAGATGCCAATCCCTTTTGCTGGATGTTTATTATATATACAAAATAGCACAACGGTACACACGCAACTGGGACGATCATGTTTAGGTACAAATATACTTTGCTGGGTATTAAGGAGCACCATGGACTAGAATTCCTAACTGAAGATTCACAAAATCAAGACCAGCATGAAGCTAATTGAGCACTTGGACTGGAACAATGCACTCACACATGGGCGAAAGCTAATGAGGCAAGAGCTTATGACAAGATGTATGTCCAGAACTGCTTGTCCTTCATGTGGCATGGGCACAGATCATAGCGGACCTTAGCGAGTTCCTGCAGGGATCACAAATTACAGTTTGAGACCTGAGAGCCATCTCTGTCTTGGGAGAAGTGGAGGACGAGATCCGCGGGAGACCTACCTTGGCTCTGGCGAGCACGAGGACGGCATGCCGCTGCTGCCAGTCCGAGAGCTCGGCCGCCGACTCCGCGGATCCTCCTGCGACAAAGCATAGCACCGCCAGTAATCAAGAGGGAACTAGCAGGGGAGCGGAATCGAGAAGGGAGGAAGGAGGGTGTGCCTTGGTGGAGCTGGAGGGGAACGACTTGAAGGCGTCGGGGGAGAGTGTCCGGAGGAAGTCAAGGAGCTGCGGCGTGACGCCGAGctcctccgcgtcctcctccttcccctCCGCGGCGGAGGGTTTGCTTGGGCCGgttccgccgctgccgccggctcgGCAGTGGAACGGCCATGGGAACGAGGAGAAGGCCATCGGCGGGCAGGTGGGCTAGGACGGGATGCGTCCGGCGACGGTGATATGATGGATACGAGATTCGTCGGCGAGCTCGCTGGACTGGGGGGGGAGGGGAGGGCAGCGGCGCGAGACGGGGAGCGGCGGCCACACGGCCGCCGGCGTGGCACACGCATCGGGGGATGGAGGCGGAGGGGATCTAGATCAGGCGTTGGTGGATTTTTTTAGACAGAcatgggttgagtggtgtgggacgGTTGCGGGTGGGAGTGTATCCGGCGGGGGTGGGTGGCGTGGGAGACTAGTAGTAGCGTGGATGTCTGACCTGCGCTATGGCTATCCACGTAGTAGTAGCGTAGGTTTtacaacccgcgctactactacggctgGTCCCGGGAGGCACGGTGGAaataacttagtagtagcgaggggtaaaaacccacgctactactatcaggttattagtagcgcggttttctcaagctcgctactgctaattagcagtagcgtttgtttttaaaccgcgctgctgctaagattctgtgtataaggttttccctagtagtgcgcttcctcaaatgccctaggtcttcatgagcaagcaagttggatgcacacccacttagtttcagtttgagctttcatatacttatagctctagtgcatctgttgcatggtaatccctactcctcacattgatatctattaatgggcatctccatagcccgttgatacgcctagttgatgtgagactttctttttttgtcttctccacataacccccatcatcatattctattccacctatagtgctatgtccatggctcatgctcatgtattgcgtgaaagttgaaaaggtttgagaacgtcaaaagtatgaaacaattgcttcgcttgtcattggggttgtgcatgatgtgaatattttgtgtggtgaagatggagcatagccagactatatgattttgtagggatgagctttctttggctatgttatttcaataagacataattgcttggttggtatgtttgaagtattattattttttatgtcaaaggatagactattgctttgaatcactcgtgccttaatattcatgccatgattaaacatataatcaagattatgctaggtagcattccacatcaaaaattatcttttttatcatttacctacacgaggacgagcaagaattaagcttggggatgctgatacgtctccgtcgtatatataatttttgattattccatgccaatattattcaactttcatatactttttggcaactttttatattatttttgggactaacatattgatccagtgcccagtgccagttcctgtctattgcatgtttttgattttgcagaatatccatatcaaacggagtccaaatgggataaaaagagatggagcttatttttggaaaatatggaaaattcggaaggaaaatcaacgcgaaccagtgcccgaggtggtcacgaggcatgggggcgccccccccttagggcgcgccccctaccctcgtgagcccaccgtaaggcggttgacgctcttcttttgccgcaagaaagctaatattcggaaaaaaatcacggcgaaggtttcaggccaatcggagttacggatctccatatatacacgaaacggtgaaacagagccaggagagaacgcagaaacagagagagacagatccaatctcggaggggctctcgcccctcccacaccatgggagccaaggaccagaggggaaacccttctcccatctagggaggaggtcaaggaagaagaagaagaaggggggccctctcccccttgcttccggtggcgccggagcactgccggggccatcatcatcaccgccatcttcaccaacaacttcaccaccatcatcaccaactcttcccccctctatgcagcggtgtaacctctctcttacccactgtaatctctacttaaacatggtgctcaacgctatatattatttcccaatgatgtatggctatcctatgatgtttgagtagatctgttttgtcctaatggctatttgatgatcgtgattgg is drawn from Triticum dicoccoides isolate Atlit2015 ecotype Zavitan chromosome 4A, WEW_v2.0, whole genome shotgun sequence and contains these coding sequences:
- the LOC119283829 gene encoding uncharacterized protein LOC119283829; the encoded protein is MAFSSFPWPFHCRAGGSGGTGPSKPSAAEGKEEDAEELGVTPQLLDFLRTLSPDAFKAVLCFVAGGSAESAAELSDWQQRHAVLVLARAKELAKVRYDLCPCHMKDKQFWTYILS